In one Nocardioides sp. NBC_00368 genomic region, the following are encoded:
- a CDS encoding Bug family tripartite tricarboxylate transporter substrate binding protein translates to MNRAPRVLTLAGVGLACLSLAACSQSGTTAAAGDYPTKPIELVVGYEAGGPTDIGARMLAKELEDKLDATITVVNKPAANSQVAYTALTQAKPDGHTIAATTFPSAIMTVLDESRGASYERDSFAPVALQVVDPTAVAVAPDSDIKTPKDLVEAAKAEPGKLRATTTGVASNEHFALASLKEVAGADLAPVHFADGSTAATTAFLGGNTEVLLTNVSDLQPLADSGKVRIVGVMDAERAESLPDVPTFKESGYDVEISSSRGYAFPAGTPDEVVDEMSTAIGEIMEDPAFQKKMTDAGLAPSYLDAEEYSAYWDETEKTFGDLFPLVKADS, encoded by the coding sequence ATGAACCGCGCACCTCGCGTACTCACCCTCGCCGGTGTCGGGCTGGCGTGTCTCTCGCTCGCCGCCTGCTCCCAGTCCGGCACCACCGCCGCGGCCGGCGACTACCCGACCAAGCCCATCGAGCTCGTCGTCGGGTACGAAGCGGGCGGCCCGACCGACATCGGTGCTCGCATGCTCGCCAAGGAGCTCGAGGACAAGCTCGACGCCACGATCACGGTCGTCAACAAGCCCGCCGCCAACTCCCAGGTCGCCTACACGGCGCTGACCCAGGCGAAGCCCGACGGCCACACGATCGCCGCCACCACGTTCCCGTCGGCGATCATGACCGTGCTCGACGAGAGCCGGGGCGCCTCCTACGAGCGCGACAGCTTCGCGCCGGTGGCCCTCCAGGTCGTCGACCCGACCGCGGTGGCGGTCGCCCCCGACAGCGACATCAAGACCCCGAAGGACCTGGTCGAGGCCGCCAAGGCGGAGCCCGGGAAGCTGCGCGCGACCACGACCGGTGTCGCAAGCAACGAGCACTTCGCCCTCGCCAGCCTGAAGGAGGTCGCCGGCGCCGACCTCGCCCCGGTGCACTTCGCCGACGGCAGCACCGCCGCCACCACCGCATTCCTGGGCGGCAACACCGAGGTCCTCCTCACCAACGTGAGCGACCTGCAGCCGCTGGCCGACTCGGGCAAGGTCCGCATCGTCGGCGTGATGGACGCCGAGCGTGCCGAGTCGCTGCCCGACGTGCCGACGTTCAAGGAGTCCGGCTACGACGTGGAGATCTCCTCCTCGCGCGGCTACGCCTTCCCGGCGGGCACGCCGGACGAGGTCGTCGACGAGATGTCCACCGCCATCGGCGAGATCATGGAGGACCCGGCGTTCCAGAAGAAGATGACCGACGCCGGCCTCGCCCCGTCCTACCTGGACGCCGAGGAGTACTCCGCCTACTGGGACGAGACCGAGAAGACCTTCGGCGACCTCTTCCCGCTGGTGAAGGCGGACAGCTGA
- a CDS encoding cyclase family protein translates to MTTHDRPSRAELHDRPGQLRGTSWELFEDPWRGTPSFADEQAVVAAAGLVQLGEAFGLDYPVNAFMPGMSQARKPAEHVIYANHPAHRDDHLDGYYLQSSTQIDGLRHRRADDAGFYAGTPDELIVPGTEEIGIQVWADRPIVSRGVLVDIAGLLARREETLDHEGGQPIPYDYIDQALTAQAIELRAGDVVMLHTGWCEWFLELTAEQKLAQQALRRATGIAQSEEVLDWAWDTGLALLAADTFAVECLPPVPDSPFLRSAPNDRGMMHQEFLAKLGMPLGELWRLGPLARRMDQLQRWEAFLSVKPLNVTGATGSPANAVAII, encoded by the coding sequence ATGACCACCCACGACCGCCCGAGCCGAGCCGAGCTGCACGACCGGCCCGGCCAGCTGAGGGGCACCTCCTGGGAGCTCTTCGAGGACCCCTGGCGCGGCACCCCGTCGTTCGCGGACGAGCAGGCCGTGGTCGCGGCCGCGGGCCTCGTCCAGCTGGGGGAGGCCTTCGGGCTGGACTACCCGGTCAACGCGTTCATGCCCGGGATGTCCCAGGCCAGGAAGCCGGCCGAGCACGTCATCTACGCCAACCACCCGGCTCACCGCGACGACCATCTCGACGGCTACTACCTCCAGTCCTCGACCCAGATCGACGGGTTGCGCCACCGGCGGGCCGACGACGCCGGGTTCTACGCCGGAACCCCCGACGAGCTGATCGTCCCGGGCACCGAGGAGATCGGCATCCAGGTCTGGGCCGACCGCCCCATCGTCAGTCGCGGCGTCCTCGTGGACATCGCCGGTCTCCTCGCCCGGCGCGAGGAGACGCTCGACCACGAGGGCGGCCAGCCGATCCCGTACGACTACATCGACCAGGCCCTCACCGCGCAGGCGATCGAGCTGCGTGCCGGTGACGTCGTCATGCTCCACACCGGGTGGTGCGAGTGGTTCCTCGAGCTCACCGCCGAGCAGAAGCTGGCCCAGCAGGCCCTCCGCCGCGCCACCGGCATCGCGCAGAGCGAGGAGGTGCTCGACTGGGCCTGGGACACCGGCCTGGCGCTGCTCGCCGCGGACACCTTCGCCGTCGAGTGCCTGCCGCCCGTCCCCGACTCACCGTTCCTCCGGTCGGCGCCCAACGACCGCGGGATGATGCACCAGGAGTTCCTCGCCAAGCTCGGCATGCCGCTCGGTGAGCTGTGGCGGCTCGGGCCGCTGGCACGCCGCATGGACCAGCTGCAGCGGTGGGAGGCCTTCCTCAGCGTCAAGCCGCTCAACGTCACCGGGGCCACCGGCTCGCCGGCCAACGCCGTCGCCATCATCTGA
- a CDS encoding CPBP family intramembrane glutamic endopeptidase, whose translation MRRWVRRSLWDVVPRDHRQSDAGLRRRQVVTAGFGVLGAIVLGVSLRIEPGSVWFYPAALALAGVWAVGAFASGPLHLGRIGAWARGRPTGEHRFVRPVLSPILLGLGLAGIFVIGGLVVREIDWLDRQVRSVLDFADQGSLPVLVVVTAVNGVAEELFFRGAVYAALPRHAVAWTSVAYVIATLATGNVMLAFAAILLGVVVGLERRASGGVLAPILTHCAWSLSMLLALPLLFG comes from the coding sequence GTGCGCCGCTGGGTGCGCCGGTCCTTGTGGGACGTGGTCCCGCGCGATCACCGTCAGAGCGACGCCGGTCTGCGCCGCCGCCAGGTGGTCACGGCCGGCTTCGGGGTGCTCGGGGCGATCGTGCTCGGTGTCTCGCTGCGCATCGAGCCGGGCAGCGTCTGGTTCTACCCGGCCGCCCTCGCTCTCGCCGGGGTGTGGGCCGTCGGTGCCTTCGCGTCCGGACCGCTGCACCTCGGACGGATCGGCGCCTGGGCCCGGGGTCGGCCGACGGGCGAGCATCGGTTCGTACGTCCGGTGCTGTCGCCGATCCTGCTCGGTCTGGGTCTGGCGGGCATCTTCGTGATCGGCGGTCTCGTCGTGCGCGAGATCGACTGGCTGGACCGGCAGGTGCGCTCGGTGCTCGACTTCGCCGACCAGGGCTCGCTGCCGGTCCTCGTCGTGGTGACGGCCGTCAACGGAGTGGCGGAGGAGCTGTTCTTCCGGGGCGCCGTCTACGCCGCCCTGCCCCGCCACGCCGTCGCCTGGACGTCGGTGGCCTACGTGATCGCGACGCTGGCGACCGGCAACGTGATGCTGGCCTTCGCGGCGATCCTGCTCGGGGTCGTGGTCGGGCTCGAGCGGCGCGCCTCCGGCGGCGTGCTCGCGCCGATCCTCACCCACTGCGCGTGGTCGCTGTCGATGCTGCTCGCGCTGCCACTGCTCTTCGGCTGA
- a CDS encoding tripartite tricarboxylate transporter TctB family protein: MSDNTNIPASTAAGGPATADERRRSVLPLLVAALVVAIGAAAFIGSRSLGYWDDLGPGPGFFPVWLGVLLVVLGLVWFGQELRARLRPETPENPNRPAADEEETPDYSLPTVLAILVSLCVLAACLELVGYQVSMLVFLLFHLLVVGRRGPLQSLVIALIGSFGVFYAFTRLLTVPLPVSGIPFLRDLGL, from the coding sequence ATGAGCGACAACACCAACATCCCCGCCTCCACGGCGGCAGGCGGTCCAGCGACCGCCGACGAGCGACGCAGGTCCGTCCTGCCGTTGCTCGTCGCGGCGCTCGTCGTCGCGATCGGAGCGGCCGCGTTCATCGGCTCGCGCTCCCTCGGCTACTGGGACGACCTCGGGCCCGGGCCAGGCTTCTTCCCGGTCTGGCTCGGCGTGCTCCTGGTCGTGCTGGGACTCGTCTGGTTCGGCCAGGAGCTGCGCGCACGTCTCCGTCCCGAGACCCCCGAGAACCCGAACAGGCCGGCCGCCGACGAGGAGGAGACGCCCGACTACTCCCTCCCGACCGTGCTGGCCATCCTGGTGAGTCTGTGCGTGCTCGCGGCCTGCCTCGAGCTGGTCGGCTACCAGGTCAGCATGCTGGTCTTCCTGCTCTTCCACCTGCTGGTGGTCGGGCGCCGTGGGCCGCTGCAGTCGCTGGTCATCGCGCTGATCGGGAGCTTCGGCGTCTTCTACGCCTTCACCCGGCTGCTGACGGTCCCGCTACCGGTCTCCGGCATCCCGTTCCTGCGCGACCTGGGGCTGTGA
- a CDS encoding methyltransferase yields the protein MTDSILADQQFNPGGRVARARPERPDEALLDRFRRLPTANIGDAMDRLGSLDSVIAPAWPGASMVGTAFTVWTRPGDNLGIHQALTQVEPGEVIVVSGGADESRALIGELVGGKAKARGVAGFLLDGAVRDADGLAEYEMPAFARSRTPAGPYKDGPYALSVDVAVAGVVVRPGDIIVGDADGVVVVPLESAAVIADRAEAKHAAEEATRRDIDATLGVATASGDQR from the coding sequence ATGACCGACAGCATCCTCGCCGACCAGCAGTTCAACCCCGGCGGTCGCGTCGCCAGGGCCCGGCCCGAGCGTCCCGACGAGGCCCTCCTCGACCGGTTCCGCCGCCTCCCCACCGCCAACATCGGCGACGCCATGGACCGGTTGGGATCGCTCGACTCCGTCATCGCGCCTGCCTGGCCCGGCGCCAGCATGGTCGGCACCGCGTTCACGGTCTGGACCCGTCCCGGCGACAACCTCGGCATCCACCAGGCGCTCACCCAGGTCGAGCCGGGTGAGGTGATCGTGGTGAGCGGCGGCGCCGACGAGTCGCGCGCACTCATCGGCGAGCTCGTCGGTGGCAAGGCCAAGGCCCGTGGCGTCGCCGGGTTCCTCCTCGACGGCGCCGTCCGCGACGCCGACGGCTTGGCCGAGTACGAGATGCCCGCCTTCGCCCGGTCCCGGACGCCGGCCGGTCCCTACAAGGACGGTCCCTACGCGCTCTCCGTCGACGTCGCCGTCGCCGGCGTGGTCGTACGTCCCGGCGACATCATCGTCGGTGACGCGGACGGCGTCGTGGTGGTCCCGCTCGAGTCCGCGGCCGTGATCGCGGACCGGGCCGAGGCGAAGCACGCCGCCGAGGAGGCCACCCGCCGCGACATCGACGCCACGCTCGGCGTCGCCACCGCATCAGGGGATCAGCGATGA
- a CDS encoding universal stress protein — translation MTIIVGYMPGDAGERVLAGAVREARTRGSSLLVVNSSTGGAYADRGLLPGAELEVVRQRLADQGLDVEVRQHAEAVSVAETLIDEAERADAELVVVGLRRRSRTGKFLLGSTAQTVLLRAPCDVLAIRIPADA, via the coding sequence ATGACGATCATCGTGGGCTACATGCCCGGCGACGCCGGCGAGCGTGTCCTCGCCGGCGCCGTCCGGGAGGCCCGGACCCGGGGCAGCTCCCTCCTGGTCGTGAACTCCTCGACCGGGGGCGCCTACGCCGACCGCGGCCTCCTCCCGGGCGCCGAGCTCGAGGTGGTGCGGCAGCGGCTGGCCGACCAGGGCCTCGATGTCGAGGTACGCCAGCATGCCGAGGCCGTCTCCGTCGCCGAGACGCTCATCGACGAGGCCGAGCGGGCGGACGCCGAGCTGGTCGTCGTCGGTCTCCGCCGCCGCTCGCGCACCGGGAAGTTCCTCCTCGGCAGCACGGCCCAGACCGTGCTGCTGCGCGCTCCCTGCGACGTCCTGGCCATCCGTATCCCCGCAGACGCCTGA
- a CDS encoding NAD(P)-dependent oxidoreductase produces the protein MSHSTISDSPFQPAHVAILGLGEVGRIYGTALAEAGHRVTGFDPYLQESPAGVEVADTLEKAVEDAQIVVILTAASASRSVAEAAAPVLAPGAVYADFTSSGPTEKRQLTSVFEGREDVRLVDVAILGPVIQLGTSTPLMAAGPAGETVAALMRPLGTPVEVVGGDLGDAMAHKLLRSVFMKGLASVVVEAVGAGRGAGMEEWIRGQIAGVLAGDGQAVIDRFLTGTAKHAARRAAEMRSTSAYLADLGVHGEMTEASMTALERMAGDGKPS, from the coding sequence ATGTCACACAGCACAATCTCCGACAGTCCGTTCCAGCCCGCCCACGTGGCGATCCTCGGTCTCGGCGAGGTGGGCCGCATCTACGGCACCGCCCTCGCCGAGGCGGGCCACAGGGTCACCGGCTTCGACCCCTACCTCCAGGAGTCTCCGGCAGGTGTCGAGGTCGCGGACACGCTGGAGAAGGCGGTCGAGGACGCGCAGATCGTGGTCATCCTGACCGCCGCTTCGGCGAGCCGCTCGGTCGCCGAGGCCGCCGCGCCGGTGCTCGCGCCCGGAGCCGTCTACGCCGACTTCACCTCGTCCGGGCCGACGGAGAAGCGGCAGCTGACCAGCGTCTTCGAGGGGCGGGAGGACGTACGTCTGGTCGATGTCGCCATCCTGGGACCGGTCATCCAGCTCGGCACCTCGACTCCGCTGATGGCAGCCGGACCGGCGGGGGAGACGGTGGCTGCGCTGATGCGGCCGCTGGGCACGCCGGTCGAGGTGGTCGGCGGCGACCTCGGTGACGCGATGGCGCACAAGCTGCTGCGCAGCGTCTTCATGAAGGGGCTCGCGTCGGTCGTCGTCGAGGCGGTCGGTGCCGGACGCGGCGCCGGGATGGAAGAGTGGATCCGTGGCCAGATCGCGGGTGTTCTCGCCGGGGACGGACAGGCGGTCATCGACCGCTTCCTCACCGGCACGGCGAAGCACGCCGCTCGCCGGGCGGCGGAGATGCGCTCGACCAGTGCCTACCTCGCCGATCTGGGGGTCCATGGTGAGATGACGGAGGCCTCGATGACAGCGTTGGAGCGGATGGCCGGCGACGGGAAGCCGTCGTGA
- a CDS encoding tripartite tricarboxylate transporter permease, with amino-acid sequence MDSFTALLDGFASALTPQNLLFALIGCLLGTILGILPGIGSTAGMAILIPLTLTMDPTSAIIMLAAIFYGGAYGGTITSVLLNIPGEGESAITCIDGYQMTLRGRAGAALATAGIGSFIGGTVATLALVVAAKPLSELGLRIGPPEFFSLVLIGLALLVGLVGRSVLKGLISACLGLLIAMVGIDPVMGLPRFTFDQPHFFDGISYVPVLVGIFGLGELLATSGGAAPKPTAPTLRQLLPTRTDLRRAAPAIGRGASIGTVIGLIPGVSAAISSLLAYSTEKKVSRHRDELGSGAIEGVAAPETANNSHSNAAFIPLFTLGIPASPAIAVLMGAFLQNGLTPGPQLFTEAPDLVWTVIASLFVGNLLLLVLNVPMVGLWTRILAIPYSVLRAVIFAFIVIGSYAVNNSVIDIYVMVFFGIVGFVFRQVHLPLAPLVLTLILGPFIESALRESLQISQGDFGIFVDRPLSLVFLLVALAVLAASVFSAGLKRKAGLPTDAEV; translated from the coding sequence ATGGACTCCTTCACCGCACTCCTCGACGGCTTCGCCTCCGCGCTGACGCCGCAGAACCTGCTCTTCGCCCTGATCGGCTGCCTGTTGGGCACGATCCTGGGCATCCTGCCGGGCATCGGCTCGACCGCCGGCATGGCGATCCTGATCCCGCTCACCCTGACCATGGACCCGACGAGCGCGATCATCATGCTGGCCGCGATCTTCTACGGCGGCGCGTACGGCGGGACGATCACCAGCGTCCTGCTGAACATCCCGGGCGAGGGCGAGTCGGCGATCACCTGCATCGACGGCTATCAGATGACGTTGCGAGGCCGGGCCGGAGCAGCACTGGCGACGGCCGGGATCGGCTCGTTCATCGGCGGCACCGTCGCCACCCTCGCGCTCGTCGTGGCGGCGAAGCCGCTCTCGGAGCTGGGTCTGCGGATCGGGCCACCGGAGTTCTTCTCCCTGGTGCTCATCGGCCTGGCCCTGCTCGTCGGCCTGGTGGGGCGGTCGGTCCTCAAGGGGCTCATCTCGGCCTGCCTCGGCCTGCTGATCGCGATGGTCGGCATCGACCCGGTCATGGGCCTGCCCCGGTTCACCTTCGACCAGCCGCACTTCTTCGACGGCATCAGCTACGTACCGGTCCTGGTCGGCATCTTCGGGCTCGGCGAGCTGCTCGCCACCAGCGGCGGCGCGGCTCCCAAGCCCACGGCCCCGACGCTTCGCCAGCTGCTCCCGACGCGGACCGACCTCCGCCGGGCCGCACCGGCGATCGGACGAGGTGCGTCGATCGGCACCGTCATCGGACTCATCCCCGGCGTGAGCGCGGCGATCTCGTCGCTGCTGGCCTACAGCACGGAGAAGAAGGTCTCGCGCCACCGCGACGAGCTCGGCAGCGGCGCGATCGAGGGCGTGGCCGCTCCCGAGACCGCCAACAACTCGCACAGCAACGCCGCGTTCATCCCGCTCTTCACCCTGGGCATCCCGGCCTCGCCGGCGATCGCGGTGCTCATGGGCGCCTTCCTGCAGAACGGGCTCACCCCCGGACCACAGCTCTTCACCGAGGCGCCGGACCTGGTCTGGACCGTCATCGCGAGCCTGTTCGTCGGCAACCTGCTCCTGCTGGTGCTCAACGTCCCGATGGTCGGGCTCTGGACCAGGATCCTCGCGATCCCCTACTCGGTCCTGCGCGCGGTGATCTTCGCCTTCATCGTGATCGGCTCGTACGCCGTCAACAACAGCGTCATCGACATCTACGTGATGGTGTTCTTCGGCATCGTCGGCTTCGTCTTCCGACAGGTGCACCTGCCGCTCGCGCCGCTGGTCCTCACGCTCATCCTCGGTCCGTTCATCGAGAGCGCGCTGCGGGAGTCCCTGCAGATCTCGCAGGGCGACTTCGGGATCTTCGTCGACCGTCCGCTGTCGCTGGTGTTCCTCCTGGTCGCCCTCGCGGTCCTCGCCGCGTCCGTGTTCAGCGCCGGCCTGAAGAGAAAGGCAGGGCTGCCCACCGACGCCGAAGTCTGA
- a CDS encoding TRAP transporter large permease subunit, translated as MIGVWALGVYLVVILAWTTLLRRNVGEAMVVGFVVAAAFNGAQFLSAGWDALYAALVDEIVYATVIFVFMGYLLEKAGVTHRMIDLLDALIGHRRGGPAYVSTVASAGLGSIVHNQAAIAATVGSVTIPWMERTRVDRTTAATIVAGNAGMGITFPFSASMFVLVGSSVGGALVDVDSLIVPLLIGGLWCVLHRLIVTYLLVRRSTRGSGPAVSRSGRDVRAAFSHGWPTLLLFAGIAVPIVLTTGAVAEALTERIGTDVTEALSPIFWMPVILILIGLLLGRGRLPRDGRGWAELIGSSAPRFGVVGLTVLFAFAGANALATTGLPEQLAGLLGDLDLPVWLLALVIGIIVVAVAAPLSSTATMAAVGVVGVAALAAAGVPATTAAVAVLIFSSCEAAVPPGGAPLYVACGIAGVDPLHTFRRMLAYYALPLLGIGVLVASGILPV; from the coding sequence GTGATCGGCGTCTGGGCGCTCGGCGTCTACCTGGTGGTGATCCTGGCCTGGACGACGCTGCTGCGCCGCAACGTCGGCGAAGCCATGGTCGTCGGGTTCGTCGTCGCCGCGGCGTTCAACGGAGCGCAGTTCCTCAGCGCGGGCTGGGACGCCCTCTACGCAGCGCTCGTCGACGAGATCGTCTACGCCACCGTCATCTTCGTCTTCATGGGCTACCTCCTGGAGAAGGCGGGCGTCACCCACCGGATGATCGACCTGCTCGACGCCCTCATCGGACACCGCCGTGGCGGCCCGGCGTACGTCTCGACGGTCGCCTCCGCGGGCCTCGGCAGCATCGTCCACAACCAAGCGGCGATCGCCGCCACCGTCGGGTCGGTGACGATCCCGTGGATGGAGCGCACCCGCGTCGACCGCACCACCGCCGCCACGATCGTGGCCGGCAACGCGGGCATGGGCATCACCTTCCCGTTCAGCGCCTCGATGTTCGTCCTGGTCGGCTCCTCGGTCGGCGGCGCCCTCGTCGACGTCGACTCGCTGATCGTGCCGCTGCTGATCGGCGGCCTGTGGTGCGTGCTCCACCGCCTGATCGTCACCTACCTGCTCGTACGCCGCTCCACCCGCGGGAGCGGTCCGGCCGTGTCGCGCAGCGGCCGGGACGTACGGGCCGCGTTCTCCCACGGCTGGCCGACGCTGCTGCTGTTCGCCGGGATCGCCGTCCCGATCGTGCTCACCACCGGCGCCGTCGCCGAGGCGCTCACCGAGCGGATCGGCACCGACGTGACCGAGGCGCTGAGCCCGATCTTCTGGATGCCGGTGATCCTGATCCTGATCGGCCTGCTCCTCGGCCGTGGCCGGCTGCCGCGCGACGGCCGGGGATGGGCCGAGCTGATCGGCAGCTCGGCGCCCCGGTTCGGGGTCGTCGGCCTGACCGTGCTGTTCGCCTTTGCCGGCGCGAACGCGCTGGCGACGACCGGCCTGCCCGAGCAGTTGGCCGGGCTGCTCGGTGACCTCGATCTCCCGGTGTGGCTGCTGGCCCTGGTCATCGGGATCATCGTCGTCGCCGTCGCGGCACCGCTCTCCAGCACGGCGACGATGGCAGCCGTCGGTGTCGTCGGCGTCGCCGCGCTCGCCGCCGCGGGCGTACCCGCCACCACCGCAGCGGTCGCGGTCCTCATCTTCTCCTCCTGCGAGGCTGCCGTGCCGCCTGGCGGAGCGCCGCTGTACGTCGCCTGTGGCATCGCCGGCGTCGATCCGCTACACACGTTCCGCAGGATGCTGGCCTACTACGCGCTGCCGCTGCTCGGTATCGGCGTGCTCGTGGCCTCCGGAATCCTGCCGGTCTGA